A single window of Eleginops maclovinus isolate JMC-PN-2008 ecotype Puerto Natales chromosome 19, JC_Emac_rtc_rv5, whole genome shotgun sequence DNA harbors:
- the kcnk5a gene encoding potassium channel subfamily K member 5a has translation MVDKGPLLTSAIIFYLSIGAAIFHVLEEPNWKLAANNYNAEKDKILEEYPCLKQDDLDKILKAVSDAAGQGVTITGNNAFNNWNWTNAVIFAATVITTIGYGNIAPKTSAGRVFCIFYGLFGVPLCLTWISELGKFFGGRAKHLGQFLTKKGFSLRKAQFTCTAIFLLWGVLVHLVLPPFVFMSQEGWTYIEGLYFSFVTLTTIGFGDLVAGVDPNTQYPTLYRYFVEVWIYLGLAWLSLFFNWKVRMVIEAHKALKKRRRLRKLSLDELRHYKESHKASHRLPPTPNDVNIFSFLSKKQEGYNDLIKQIGTKKDGRSNGNTPNAINKSKDINRSKSCNDAPIFNGHTILSLDRSPRQKRRYSFSDRVTVAFSKSKNYLLGSDNGLLLTEDHVEGDLELDQFEMYENQLDKDVELENGGVGDCGAGGRRNWDSKDYHPLTFQNANITFIDEENFLSNNLEEEDDDDDSKAKLSITTCDENIEANSKEEPTSESEGSVFTCDGSEQGHSYEKLVEEYAKEENTES, from the exons ATGGTAGATAAAGGCCCCTTGTTGACTTCTGCCATTATTTTTTACCTGTCCATTGGGGCAGCAATTTTTCATGTCTTGGAGGAGCCCAATTGGAAGCTAGCTGCAAATAATTATAATGCCGAGAAGGATAAAATACTTGAGGAGTATCCCTGTCTGAAGCAAGATGACTTGGACAAAATATTAAAG GCAGTGTCAGATGCTGCAGGCCAAGGGGTCACCATCACTGGCAACAATGCTTTCAACAACTGGAACTGGACCAATGCTGTCATCTTTGCTGCCACTGTTATCACCACTATCG GTTATGGAAACATTGCCCCTAAAACATCAGCAGGCAGAGTGTTTTGCATCTTCTACGGGCTGTTTGGTGTGCCTCTATGTCTTACCTGGATAAGTGAGCTGGGGAAGTTCTTCGGTGGCAGAGCCAAGCACCTGGGCCAGTTTCTGACAAAGAAAGGATTTTCACTG agAAAGGCCCAATTTACCTGCACAGCTATATTTCTCCTCTGGGGGGTGCTGGTCCATTTGGTCCTTCCACCTTTTGTATTTATGTCCCAAGAGGGTTGGACATACATTGAAGGCTTGTACTTCTCCTTTGTCACATTGACCACTATTGGTTTCGGGGACCTTGTAGCAG GTGTGGATCCCAATACGCAATATCCCACTCTGTACCGTTACTTTGTGGAAGTGTGGATATATCTGGGGTTGGCCTGGCTTTCTTTGTTCTTCAACTGGAAAGTGCGAATGGTGATAGAGGCCCACAAGGCCCTGAAGAAGCGTCGCAGGCTCCGCAAGCTCTCTCTGGATGAGCTCCGACACTACAAAGAGTCTCACAAGGCATCCCATCGATTACCTCCCACTCCCAATGACGTCAACATCTTCAGCTTCCTGTCCAAGAAGCAGGAAGGCTACAATGACCTTATAAAACAGATCGGCACCAAAAAGGACGGCAGAAGCAACGGCAATACTCCCAACGCGATCAATAAATCCAAAGATATTAATCGGTCCAAGAGTTGCAATGATGCCCCCATATTTAACGGTCACACCATCCTCAGTCTGGACCGTTCACCTCGCCAAAAGAGACGCTACAGTTTCAGTGACCGCGTCACTGTTgctttctcaaagtccaagaaCTACCTCCTGGGCTCAGACAACGGTTTGCTGCTAACAGAGGACCATGTGGAGGGAGACCTAGAACTCGACCAGTTCGAAATGTATGAGAACCAGCTTGACAAGGACGTTGAGTTGGAGAACGGAGGGGTGGGAGATTGTGGAGCGGGTGGTCGAAGGAATTGGGACTCCAAGGATTACCATCCGCTAACATTCCAAAATGCAAACATTACTTTTATAGACGAGGAGAACTTCCTCAGTAATAACttggaggaggaagacgacGATGATGATTCCAAAGCTAAACTATCCATTACTACATGTGATGAAAACATTGAAGCAAACTCCAAGGAGGAGCCCACTTCTGAGTCTGAAGGGTCTGTGTTCACTTGTGACGGCTCGGAACAGGGTCACTCCTATGAGAAACTCGTAGAGGAATatgcaaaagaagaaaatacagaaTCCTGA